In a genomic window of Muntiacus reevesi chromosome 1, mMunRee1.1, whole genome shotgun sequence:
- the TDRKH gene encoding tudor and KH domain-containing protein isoform X1, protein MSTERTSWTSLSTIQKIALGLGIPASATIAYILYRRYRESREERLTFVGEDDIEIEMRVPQEAVKLIIGRQGANIKQLRKKTGARIDVDTEDIGDERVLLISGFPVQVCKAKAAIHQILTENTPVSEQLSVPQRSVGRIIGRGGETIRAICKASGAKITCDKESEGTLLLSRLIKISGTQKEVAAAKHLILEKVSEDEELRKRIAHSAETRVPRKQPISVRREEVTEPGGAREPALWKNTGTSLKQAAPLAVPPHKGDGDVAVVGPEEGSWEKPNDDSFQRSGVQTSPEMSMFEIPSPDFSFHADEFLEVYVSASEHPNHFWIQIIGSRSLQLDKLVSEMTQHYENSLPEDLTVHTGDIVAAPLPTNGSWYRARVLGTLENGNLDLYFVDFGDNGDCPLRDLRVLRSDFLSLPFQAIECSLARIAPSGEQWEEEALDEFDRLTHCADWKPLVAKISSYVQSGISTWPKIYLYDTSDGKKLDIGLELVRKGYAIELAEDVEKSQAAPVMLDDLATETDVSLSMLTETKKSPGEIANTLSCLSLSEAASMSGDDNLEDDYLL, encoded by the exons ATGTCCACTGAACGGACTTCTTGGACAAGTTTGTCCACTATTCAAAAAATAGCACTGGGCCTTGGGATCCCTGCCAGTGCAACAATTGCCTATATCCTATACCGCAGATATAGGGAAAGCAGAG AAGAGCGGCTGACATTTGTTGGGGAAGATGACATCGAGATAGAGATGCGAGTCCCCCAGGAGGCTGTAAAGCTCATCATTGGCCGGCAAGGAGCCAATATTAAACAA CTAAGAAAGAAGACAGGTGCTCGGATCGATGTGGACACGGAGGATATAGGAGATGAGCGGGTGCTGCTTATCAGTGGTTTTCCTGTTCAGGTGTGCAAGGCCAAAGCAGCGATTCATCAGATCCTGACAGAGAATACCCCAGTGTCTGAGCAGCTCTCAGTTCCCCAGAGATCTGTGGGCAGGATCATAG GGCGAGGCGGCGAGACAATTCgtgctatctgtaaggcctcagGAGCCAAAATCACCTGTGACAAAGAATCAGAAGGAACATTGCTACTATCAAGACTTATAAAAATCTCAGGAacgcagaaggaagtggcagcagCTAAG CATTTGATACTGGAGAAAGTTTCAGAAGATGAAGAACTTAGGAAGAGAATTGCTCATTCTGCAGAAACCAGAGTTCCACGGAAGCAGCCAATCAGCGTAAGAAGAGAGGAAGTGACAGAGCCAGGTGGAGCCAGAGAGCCAGCTTTATGGAAAAACACTGGCACTAGCTTAAAACAGGCTGCACCTCTGGCAGTTCCTCCCCACAAAGGAGATGGCGACGTGGCTGTTGTAGGACCAGAAGAGGGTTCCTGGGAGAAACCTAATGATGACAGCTTTCAGAGGTCTGGTGTCCAGACCAGTCCAGAGATGTCCATGTTTGAAA TTCCCAGTCCGGACTTCAGTTTCCATGCTGATGAATTCCTAGAAGTCTATGTCTCTGCTTCTGAACATCCTAACCACTTCTGGATCCAAATCATTGGCTCCCGCAGCCTGCAACTGGATAAGCTTGTCAGTGAGATGACCCAGCACTACGAAAATAGTCTG CCTGAAGACTTGACTGTACACACAGGAGACATCGTCGCTGCGCCTTTACCGACAAATGGTTCCTGGTATCGCGCCCGGGTCCTTGGCACCTTGGAGAACGGGAACCTGGACCTTTACTTTGTTGACTTTGGAGATAATGGAGATTGCCCACTGAGGGATCTCAGGGTGCTCAG GAGTGACTTTCTAAGCCTTCCGTTTCAAGCAATAGAGTGTAGTCTGGCACGGATTGCCCCCTCAG GTGAACAATGGGAAGAGGAAGCTTTGGATGAGTTTGACAGACTCACTCACTGTGCTGACTGGAAACCCCTGGTGGCCAAGATCTCTAGCTATGTCCAGTCTGGGATCTCAACTTGGCCCAAGATCTATTTATATGATACCAGTGACGGAAAG aaaCTTGATATTGGGCTAGAATTAGTTCGTAAAGGATATGCAATCGAGCTTGCAGAAGATGTGGAAAAAAGCCAAGCTGCCCCAGTGATGTTGGACGACCTC GCCACAGAAACAGATGTCTCACTGAGCATGCTCACTGAGACCAAGAAGAGCCCTGGAGAGATAGCAAACACCCTGTCCTGCCTCAGTTTATCAG AAGCTGCTTCTATGTCTGGTGATGATAATCTTGAAGATGACTACTTGCTCTGA
- the TDRKH gene encoding tudor and KH domain-containing protein isoform X2, whose translation MRVPQEAVKLIIGRQGANIKQLRKKTGARIDVDTEDIGDERVLLISGFPVQVCKAKAAIHQILTENTPVSEQLSVPQRSVGRIIGRGGETIRAICKASGAKITCDKESEGTLLLSRLIKISGTQKEVAAAKHLILEKVSEDEELRKRIAHSAETRVPRKQPISVRREEVTEPGGAREPALWKNTGTSLKQAAPLAVPPHKGDGDVAVVGPEEGSWEKPNDDSFQRSGVQTSPEMSMFEIPSPDFSFHADEFLEVYVSASEHPNHFWIQIIGSRSLQLDKLVSEMTQHYENSLPEDLTVHTGDIVAAPLPTNGSWYRARVLGTLENGNLDLYFVDFGDNGDCPLRDLRVLRSDFLSLPFQAIECSLARIAPSGEQWEEEALDEFDRLTHCADWKPLVAKISSYVQSGISTWPKIYLYDTSDGKKLDIGLELVRKGYAIELAEDVEKSQAAPVMLDDLATETDVSLSMLTETKKSPGEIANTLSCLSLSEAASMSGDDNLEDDYLL comes from the exons ATGCGAGTCCCCCAGGAGGCTGTAAAGCTCATCATTGGCCGGCAAGGAGCCAATATTAAACAA CTAAGAAAGAAGACAGGTGCTCGGATCGATGTGGACACGGAGGATATAGGAGATGAGCGGGTGCTGCTTATCAGTGGTTTTCCTGTTCAGGTGTGCAAGGCCAAAGCAGCGATTCATCAGATCCTGACAGAGAATACCCCAGTGTCTGAGCAGCTCTCAGTTCCCCAGAGATCTGTGGGCAGGATCATAG GGCGAGGCGGCGAGACAATTCgtgctatctgtaaggcctcagGAGCCAAAATCACCTGTGACAAAGAATCAGAAGGAACATTGCTACTATCAAGACTTATAAAAATCTCAGGAacgcagaaggaagtggcagcagCTAAG CATTTGATACTGGAGAAAGTTTCAGAAGATGAAGAACTTAGGAAGAGAATTGCTCATTCTGCAGAAACCAGAGTTCCACGGAAGCAGCCAATCAGCGTAAGAAGAGAGGAAGTGACAGAGCCAGGTGGAGCCAGAGAGCCAGCTTTATGGAAAAACACTGGCACTAGCTTAAAACAGGCTGCACCTCTGGCAGTTCCTCCCCACAAAGGAGATGGCGACGTGGCTGTTGTAGGACCAGAAGAGGGTTCCTGGGAGAAACCTAATGATGACAGCTTTCAGAGGTCTGGTGTCCAGACCAGTCCAGAGATGTCCATGTTTGAAA TTCCCAGTCCGGACTTCAGTTTCCATGCTGATGAATTCCTAGAAGTCTATGTCTCTGCTTCTGAACATCCTAACCACTTCTGGATCCAAATCATTGGCTCCCGCAGCCTGCAACTGGATAAGCTTGTCAGTGAGATGACCCAGCACTACGAAAATAGTCTG CCTGAAGACTTGACTGTACACACAGGAGACATCGTCGCTGCGCCTTTACCGACAAATGGTTCCTGGTATCGCGCCCGGGTCCTTGGCACCTTGGAGAACGGGAACCTGGACCTTTACTTTGTTGACTTTGGAGATAATGGAGATTGCCCACTGAGGGATCTCAGGGTGCTCAG GAGTGACTTTCTAAGCCTTCCGTTTCAAGCAATAGAGTGTAGTCTGGCACGGATTGCCCCCTCAG GTGAACAATGGGAAGAGGAAGCTTTGGATGAGTTTGACAGACTCACTCACTGTGCTGACTGGAAACCCCTGGTGGCCAAGATCTCTAGCTATGTCCAGTCTGGGATCTCAACTTGGCCCAAGATCTATTTATATGATACCAGTGACGGAAAG aaaCTTGATATTGGGCTAGAATTAGTTCGTAAAGGATATGCAATCGAGCTTGCAGAAGATGTGGAAAAAAGCCAAGCTGCCCCAGTGATGTTGGACGACCTC GCCACAGAAACAGATGTCTCACTGAGCATGCTCACTGAGACCAAGAAGAGCCCTGGAGAGATAGCAAACACCCTGTCCTGCCTCAGTTTATCAG AAGCTGCTTCTATGTCTGGTGATGATAATCTTGAAGATGACTACTTGCTCTGA
- the OAZ3 gene encoding LOW QUALITY PROTEIN: ornithine decarboxylase antizyme 3 (The sequence of the model RefSeq protein was modified relative to this genomic sequence to represent the inferred CDS: deleted 1 base in 1 codon), giving the protein MTVPWRPGERGITTYKEEEDLTLRPRCCLQCSESLVGLQGGRRTQQGDQDQLKELYSAGNLTVLSTDPLLHKDPVQLDFHFRLTPQTSAHWHGLLCDHRLFLDIPYRALDQGSRESLTAALEYVEEKTNVDSVFVNFQNNRNDRGALLRAFSYMGFEVVRPGHPALPPWDNVIFMVYPLERDVGHLPSEPP; this is encoded by the exons ATGACCGTGCCCTGGCGGCCGGGGGAGCGAGG CATCACCACTTATAAGGAAGAGGAGGACTTGACACTCCGGCCCCGTTGCTGTCTTCAGTGCTCC GAGTCCCTGGTAGGTCTTCAGGGGGGCAGACGCACCCAGCAGGGTGATCAGGACCAGCTCAAGGAATTATATTCG GCTGGGAACCTGACGGTGCTGTCTACTGACCCCCTGCTTCACAAGGACCCGGTGCAGTTAGACTTCCACTTCCGCCTCACCCCCCAGACCTCTGCCCACTGGCACGGCCTTCTATGTGACCATAGGCTCTTCCTGGACATCCCGTATCGGGCCTTGGATCAAGGCAGCCGGGAAAG TTTGACCGCAGCACTGGAGTATGTAGAGGAGAAGACCAATGTGGATTCCGTGTTTGTAAACTTCCAAAACAACCGGAATGACAGAG GTGCTCTGCTACGCGCCTTCAGCTACATGGGCTTTGAGGTGGTCAGACCAGGCCACCCAGCCCTTCCTCCCTGGGACAATGTCATCTTTATGGTGTATCCCCTTGAAAGGGATGTTGGCCACTTGCCCAGTGAACCTCCCTGA